In Paenibacillus sp. FSL M7-0420, a single genomic region encodes these proteins:
- a CDS encoding spore germination protein: MSGQQHKQAASLDWIRGQLNGFADLEDKVLTIPAGQVSLLYIKSVTDGQVISRNIIAPFYEMGHPAAYYSYVADYPGSEEVTDGQRALDLLLSGYACIGREGKLCCFDVLRAEASSIKETITESISQGPSDALGESLAVNLNLVRRRYLSSALKMEFTIIGNVSKTKVAILYDESRVNPQVLAELKEKLDSLKLDILQAAGELEKYISSDKLRIFPKTIVTERPDRVVFNLAEGKVAILLDTTGYAIVLPSIFNDFFTAMDDKIHLPFVGRFLKLLRILGVAMTLWLPALYIAFTSYNPEIVRVQIALLIGGSRATVPYPSFVEVILMMIMMEFLTEASLRLPRAIGPTATTVGGLILGQAATAAGLIGNIMIILVSVVAISNFLVPLNMMSFSIRVLKYFFVIAAAVLGLVGVVICLVGFTLYLCSQRSFGQPYFKMFVLDALGASLKKKSGGS; encoded by the coding sequence ATGTCGGGACAACAGCATAAGCAGGCAGCCTCGCTCGACTGGATCAGAGGTCAGCTAAACGGGTTCGCCGATCTTGAAGATAAGGTCTTGACGATTCCGGCGGGACAGGTCAGCCTGCTCTATATCAAAAGTGTGACAGACGGACAGGTCATCAGCCGCAATATTATTGCTCCGTTCTACGAGATGGGCCATCCCGCAGCCTACTACAGCTATGTGGCCGATTATCCCGGCAGTGAAGAGGTGACAGACGGGCAGCGTGCTCTGGATCTTCTGCTCAGCGGCTATGCCTGTATTGGGCGGGAGGGCAAGCTCTGCTGCTTCGATGTCCTCCGGGCGGAGGCCAGCAGTATCAAGGAGACGATTACGGAGAGCATCAGCCAAGGCCCCTCCGATGCGCTGGGGGAGAGTCTGGCGGTGAACCTCAATCTGGTCCGGCGGCGTTATCTGTCCTCTGCGCTCAAGATGGAATTTACCATTATCGGCAATGTGTCCAAGACCAAGGTGGCGATCCTCTACGACGAGAGCCGGGTGAATCCCCAGGTTCTGGCCGAGTTAAAAGAGAAGCTGGACTCGCTGAAGCTCGACATTCTGCAGGCCGCCGGTGAACTGGAGAAATATATCAGCAGCGACAAGCTGCGCATTTTTCCCAAGACCATAGTAACCGAGCGCCCCGACCGGGTGGTATTCAATCTGGCAGAGGGCAAGGTGGCGATCCTGCTGGATACGACCGGGTATGCGATTGTGCTTCCGTCGATATTCAATGATTTCTTCACTGCCATGGATGACAAAATCCATCTGCCCTTCGTCGGCCGCTTCCTGAAGCTGCTGCGCATTCTGGGCGTGGCCATGACGTTATGGCTGCCGGCCTTGTACATTGCCTTCACCTCATACAATCCGGAGATTGTGCGGGTGCAGATCGCCCTGCTGATCGGGGGAAGCCGCGCTACGGTGCCTTACCCTTCTTTTGTCGAGGTGATTCTGATGATGATCATGATGGAGTTCCTGACGGAGGCTAGCTTGCGTCTGCCCAGAGCCATCGGTCCTACAGCGACCACGGTCGGCGGTCTGATCCTGGGGCAAGCTGCTACAGCGGCGGGGCTGATCGGTAACATTATGATTATTCTCGTCTCCGTAGTGGCGATATCCAATTTCCTGGTTCCGCTGAATATGATGAGCTTCTCCATCCGTGTGCTGAAGTATTTCTTTGTCATTGCAGCAGCTGTGCTCGGGCTTGTCGGTGTCGTGATCTGCCTGGTGGGCTTCACGCTGTACTTATGCAGCCAGCGCAGCTTCGGCCAGCCGTATTTCAAGATGTTCGTCCTTGATGCGCTGGGAGCGTCACTGAAGAAGAAAAGCGGGGGCTCCTAA
- a CDS encoding FAD-dependent oxidoreductase, with protein sequence MSTQEPRSQGLPQFPESLWIGSTGLPSFPVLAEDHVTDVAIVGAGITGITTAYLLSKAGYKVTLLEAGQILGGATGYTSAKISAQHGMIYNDLLKHFGGEQARMYYQSNSEAMEWMIATAEELDLSCGMKREAAYLYADQGDEKTLKALNKEFEAYGKLGLPGEWLDQVPLPLGAGGAIRMPDQARFHPLEYLKGLLQAVLDRGGTVFEHTMIGEKVDTDGQITLHTEGEKLQIRCRHAVSASHFPFYDGGSLYFSRLHAERSYCLAFEPETDYEGGMYLSAGEPTRSLRAVEWGDRKLVIAGGENHKTGQGICTFGHYENLERFAGELLGIRSIPFRWSTQDLLTLDRVPYIGKRAGDEEIYIATGFGKWGMTNGTVAARLIADGILGSSNPYTGLYDPSRFKAVPAIKNFIVQNFSVAKELVAGKVEIVHTKTKDLEPDQGAVVFHDGKRVGAYRDPEGQLHLVDRTCTHLGCECEWNDAERSWDCPCHGSRFSYEGDVLEGPATVPLKTITPEG encoded by the coding sequence ATGAGCACACAGGAACCCCGTTCGCAAGGTCTTCCGCAATTTCCGGAATCGTTATGGATAGGCAGTACAGGTCTGCCGTCTTTTCCGGTGCTTGCGGAAGATCATGTCACAGACGTAGCTATTGTAGGGGCAGGAATTACCGGGATTACTACCGCTTATCTGCTGTCCAAGGCCGGATATAAGGTCACCCTGCTTGAAGCCGGACAGATTCTCGGCGGGGCCACCGGCTATACCAGCGCCAAAATCTCCGCCCAGCACGGCATGATCTATAATGATCTGCTGAAGCATTTCGGCGGGGAGCAGGCCCGGATGTATTATCAGTCGAACAGCGAGGCCATGGAGTGGATGATTGCCACAGCGGAGGAGCTGGACCTGTCCTGCGGGATGAAGCGGGAAGCGGCCTACCTGTATGCGGATCAAGGTGACGAGAAGACGCTGAAGGCGCTGAATAAGGAATTCGAGGCTTATGGCAAGCTGGGACTGCCCGGAGAGTGGCTGGATCAGGTGCCGCTGCCGCTGGGCGCGGGCGGGGCCATCCGGATGCCGGATCAGGCCCGTTTTCACCCGCTGGAGTACCTGAAGGGACTGCTGCAGGCGGTTCTGGACAGGGGCGGCACTGTATTTGAGCACACGATGATCGGAGAGAAGGTCGATACGGACGGACAGATAACCCTGCATACCGAGGGAGAGAAGCTCCAGATCCGCTGCCGCCATGCCGTGTCGGCTTCCCACTTCCCCTTCTATGACGGCGGGTCTCTCTACTTCTCGCGGCTGCATGCGGAACGCTCCTACTGTCTGGCGTTCGAGCCGGAGACGGATTATGAGGGCGGCATGTATCTGAGTGCCGGTGAACCTACCCGTTCGCTGCGGGCAGTGGAATGGGGAGACCGGAAGCTGGTCATCGCCGGCGGGGAGAACCACAAGACGGGTCAAGGCATTTGTACGTTCGGCCATTATGAGAATCTGGAGCGGTTCGCCGGGGAGCTGCTGGGCATCCGCAGTATTCCGTTCCGCTGGTCCACCCAGGATCTGCTCACACTGGACCGGGTTCCTTACATCGGCAAGCGCGCCGGGGACGAGGAGATCTATATCGCCACCGGCTTCGGGAAATGGGGCATGACGAACGGAACCGTGGCTGCCCGCCTGATCGCAGACGGCATTCTGGGAAGCAGTAACCCCTACACCGGGTTATATGATCCCTCACGCTTCAAGGCGGTGCCCGCGATCAAGAACTTCATCGTGCAGAACTTCTCGGTCGCCAAGGAGCTGGTGGCTGGCAAAGTGGAGATTGTACACACCAAGACGAAGGATCTGGAGCCGGATCAGGGTGCAGTCGTCTTCCATGACGGCAAACGCGTAGGTGCCTACCGCGACCCTGAGGGCCAATTGCATCTCGTTGACAGAACCTGCACTCATCTGGGCTGTGAATGCGAGTGGAATGACGCCGAGCGCTCCTGGGATTGCCCGTGTCACGGCTCCCGCTTCTCCTACGAAGGCGATGTGCTTGAAGGTCCGGCGACCGTGCCGCTTAAGACGATCACGCCGGAAGGCTAA
- a CDS encoding 3-ketoacyl-ACP reductase codes for MDLRGTSIVITGAGKGIGKALAMALAKEGANLGLISRTSADLEALKAALTEVYDIKVSIAVADIAVREEAERAVVALQKDLGPFDALINNAGIAQFGTFLEMDPADWERHMQINLFGAYYVTRAALPAMIERSSGNIINISSTAGERGFAAGSAYCASKFALMGMTESLAMEVRKHNIRVVALTPSTVNTGLATGAGLKIGDEDRMMQPEDVAELTLAALKLPDRVFLKTAGIWTTNPQ; via the coding sequence ATGGATTTGAGAGGAACCAGTATTGTCATTACAGGTGCAGGCAAGGGAATCGGCAAGGCGCTCGCTATGGCGCTGGCTAAGGAAGGCGCCAACCTGGGGCTGATCTCCAGAACCTCGGCGGATCTGGAGGCGCTGAAGGCGGCGCTGACCGAGGTGTACGACATCAAGGTCAGTATCGCCGTAGCCGATATTGCAGTACGTGAAGAAGCAGAGCGGGCGGTAGTAGCGCTACAGAAGGATCTCGGCCCCTTCGACGCGCTTATTAACAACGCCGGGATCGCCCAGTTCGGCACGTTCCTGGAGATGGACCCGGCAGACTGGGAACGGCATATGCAGATCAACCTGTTCGGGGCCTATTATGTGACACGTGCGGCACTGCCTGCGATGATCGAGCGTTCAAGCGGCAATATCATCAACATCTCCTCCACCGCAGGGGAACGCGGCTTCGCCGCAGGCTCGGCCTACTGTGCTTCCAAGTTTGCTCTTATGGGCATGACGGAGTCACTGGCGATGGAGGTACGCAAGCATAATATCCGTGTCGTGGCGCTGACCCCAAGCACAGTGAATACAGGCCTCGCTACCGGCGCGGGTCTTAAGATCGGGGACGAGGACCGGATGATGCAGCCGGAGGACGTTGCCGAGCTGACGCTCGCTGCGCTTAAGCTGCCTGACCGTGTCTTCCTGAAGACGGCAGGCATCTGGACCACCAATCCGCAATAA
- a CDS encoding antibiotic biosynthesis monooxygenase — translation MLVVTNTIKIKEGHGEALASRFSADNGVQSIPGFIRMEVWRGAPKEGIEELKISTVWENEEALNGWTSSPAFRDSHRGAGRNEAIVGSSLDKYELVHSRTPDVQAE, via the coding sequence ATGCTGGTAGTTACTAATACGATTAAGATCAAGGAAGGGCATGGTGAAGCGCTGGCCTCACGATTCAGCGCAGATAACGGGGTGCAGAGCATCCCCGGCTTCATCCGCATGGAGGTGTGGCGCGGCGCTCCCAAGGAAGGCATAGAGGAGCTGAAGATCAGCACCGTCTGGGAGAATGAGGAAGCGCTGAACGGCTGGACCTCAAGCCCCGCCTTCCGGGACTCGCACCGCGGTGCCGGCCGGAACGAAGCCATTGTCGGCTCCTCGCTCGACAAGTACGAGCTGGTGCACAGCCGCACTCCGGACGTTCAGGCTGAATAG
- a CDS encoding MMPL family transporter, which translates to MKGMSGYGKWVAGSKTKWITLLVWVALVGVLTMLWPSVNSQVANNASNLPEDSQSVRASVVAEREFPAGSGVPALLVWHRDGGIPEEDLVHITAVYSKLEQQPLMHQNFVPPLGKLPPQALQASLSEDRSTLVTPVLFDKTADSDQLGESLKSLKELVRTETGTDPSAAKPDSGDLSLRVSGPVGISVDATGLFKNADVSLLIATVILVLVFLLLIYRSPILALIPLVAVGFAYGVTSPVLGLMAREGWITVDSQAVSIMTVLLFGAGTDYCLFLISRFRQMLKVEENKGRALLSAISHSSGAIAMSGFTVVLALFALLLAKYGAYHRFAVPFSVSILIMGVASLTLVPALLAIFGRTSFFPFVPRTPQMEAERAKAKGRPVPQPQPARRKGIGYLVVSRPWAIVGITVILLGVLASFSSGIKFTYDILSSFPKTMESREGFDLIGKQFSPGELAPAKLMVDTEGLSGGEDLKSVLSSLSYVDVVSDPQQGAVNPKITAYDIEFKDNPYSIEAMDHIPALQATVESALTESGIENAQDKVWISGQTATQHDTKELGERDTDLIIPVVIGLITVLLLVYLRSVVATVYLVGTVILSFFSALGLGWIIIHYVLGADAIQGSIPLYSFVFLVALGEDYNIFMISNIWKKRKHKPLKQAIAEGVNETGSVITSAGLILAGTFAVLASLPIQVLVQFGIITAIGVLLDTFVVRPFLVPAITVLFGRLAFWPGKHQEISEASASDTQR; encoded by the coding sequence ATGAAAGGTATGTCGGGCTACGGAAAATGGGTAGCAGGGAGCAAGACCAAATGGATTACTCTGCTGGTGTGGGTTGCACTGGTCGGGGTGCTTACGATGCTATGGCCTTCAGTGAATTCACAGGTTGCTAACAATGCCTCCAATCTGCCTGAGGATTCACAATCGGTGCGGGCATCGGTCGTTGCCGAGAGAGAATTTCCGGCCGGAAGCGGAGTGCCGGCACTGCTCGTTTGGCATCGTGACGGAGGCATCCCGGAGGAGGATCTCGTACATATAACAGCAGTATACAGCAAGCTGGAGCAGCAGCCTCTTATGCATCAGAACTTCGTTCCGCCGCTGGGCAAGCTGCCGCCGCAGGCGCTGCAGGCGTCCTTGTCGGAGGACCGGAGCACGCTCGTTACCCCGGTGCTGTTCGACAAGACGGCGGACAGCGACCAGCTGGGAGAGTCGCTGAAGAGCCTGAAGGAGCTGGTGCGGACGGAGACGGGGACTGACCCGTCTGCCGCCAAGCCGGACAGCGGAGACTTAAGCCTGCGCGTATCCGGCCCGGTCGGAATCTCGGTAGATGCTACAGGGCTGTTCAAGAATGCCGACGTGTCGCTGCTGATTGCCACCGTCATTCTGGTGCTGGTCTTCCTGCTGCTGATCTACCGTTCGCCGATTCTGGCGCTGATTCCGCTGGTCGCTGTAGGCTTCGCTTATGGCGTAACCAGCCCGGTGCTTGGCCTGATGGCCAGGGAAGGCTGGATTACGGTGGATTCGCAGGCAGTCTCGATAATGACTGTGCTGCTCTTCGGGGCAGGGACAGACTATTGCCTGTTCCTGATCTCGCGCTTCCGTCAGATGCTGAAGGTGGAGGAGAATAAGGGGCGCGCACTGCTGAGCGCCATTTCCCACTCCTCCGGGGCGATTGCGATGAGCGGCTTCACCGTGGTGCTGGCCCTCTTCGCTCTGCTGCTGGCCAAATACGGCGCGTACCACCGGTTTGCAGTGCCGTTCAGCGTCTCGATTCTGATTATGGGGGTAGCCAGTCTGACCCTGGTTCCGGCCTTGCTGGCGATCTTCGGACGGACCTCCTTCTTCCCGTTCGTGCCGCGCACGCCGCAGATGGAAGCAGAGCGGGCCAAGGCCAAGGGCAGACCGGTCCCGCAGCCGCAGCCTGCCCGCCGTAAGGGAATCGGGTACCTGGTGGTATCCCGCCCGTGGGCCATTGTCGGAATTACTGTAATACTTCTGGGAGTGCTGGCCTCATTCTCCAGCGGAATCAAGTTCACCTATGATATTCTGTCGTCGTTCCCGAAGACTATGGAGTCGCGGGAAGGCTTCGACCTGATCGGCAAGCAATTCTCCCCCGGTGAGCTGGCACCCGCCAAGCTGATGGTCGATACGGAAGGGTTATCCGGCGGAGAAGACCTGAAATCGGTGCTGAGCAGCCTGTCCTACGTGGATGTGGTCTCAGACCCGCAGCAAGGGGCCGTTAACCCGAAGATTACCGCCTATGATATTGAGTTCAAGGACAATCCGTATTCGATTGAGGCGATGGACCACATCCCGGCACTTCAGGCTACGGTTGAGTCGGCCCTGACGGAATCAGGGATTGAGAACGCGCAGGATAAGGTATGGATTAGCGGCCAGACCGCTACCCAGCACGATACCAAGGAGCTTGGAGAACGTGACACCGATCTGATCATCCCGGTTGTTATCGGCCTGATTACGGTGCTGCTGCTGGTCTATCTCAGATCTGTCGTAGCCACAGTATATCTGGTGGGGACAGTAATTCTATCGTTCTTCTCGGCACTGGGCCTGGGCTGGATCATCATTCATTATGTACTCGGAGCAGATGCGATTCAAGGGTCCATTCCGCTATATTCCTTCGTCTTCCTGGTAGCGCTCGGGGAGGATTACAACATCTTCATGATCTCGAATATCTGGAAAAAACGTAAGCATAAGCCGCTGAAGCAGGCGATTGCAGAAGGTGTGAATGAGACCGGCTCGGTTATTACCTCCGCCGGACTTATCCTGGCCGGTACATTCGCCGTTCTGGCAAGTCTTCCGATTCAGGTACTGGTCCAGTTCGGCATCATCACTGCGATCGGTGTCCTGCTGGATACCTTCGTGGTCCGTCCGTTCCTGGTACCGGCTATCACTGTTCTCTTCGGCCGTCTGGCCTTCTGGCCCGGCAAGCATCAGGAGATAAGCGAAGCCTCTGCTTCGGATACACAGCGGTAA
- a CDS encoding ABC transporter ATP-binding protein, translating into MSEQNKAMKPPARRHGGFGPGPGGPGMGMPPEKAKDFKGTLRRLVRYLRPRQVQLIIVFVMAIASTVFSIFSPKVMGKATTKLFEGAYGKMMDVPGAKIDFGYVNDILILLAGLYLFSALFSYIQQYVMAGVAQKVVYDMREQINSKLERLPLKYFDSRTHGETLSRATNDVDNISTTLQQSLTQLITSIVTIVGVIVMMLTISPWLTLITIVTLPLSFVVIMLITKRSQTYFVGQQKSLGQLNGHVEEMYTGHRIIKAFGREKNSLKDFNAINEELYNSGWRSQFISGIIMPLMMFIGNLGYVLVCVVGGIFVTKKAIDVGDIQAFIQYSRQFTMPITQTANIANIIQSTIASAERVFELLDEEEEVPEVAATLAKRSAAAEEGSVEFRHVQFGYKPGELLIEDMNIEVSPGQTIAIVGPTGAGKTTLINLLMRFYEISGGEIVIDGVNITDMKRSELRSKFGMVLQDTWLFNGTIRDNIAYGREGASEADVVRAAKAAHADHFIRTLPLGYDTILNEEASNISQGQKQLLTIARAILADPSILILDEATSSVDTRTEVQIQKAMNTLMHGRTSFVIAHRLSTIKDADLILVMNQGSVIEKGTHVELLEAGGFYADLYNSQFSGDDLPDAG; encoded by the coding sequence ATGAGTGAGCAGAACAAAGCAATGAAGCCGCCCGCCCGCAGACACGGCGGATTCGGCCCCGGCCCGGGCGGACCCGGCATGGGTATGCCTCCCGAGAAGGCGAAGGATTTCAAGGGCACCCTGCGCCGCCTGGTCCGGTATTTGCGCCCGCGCCAGGTACAGCTGATTATCGTATTCGTAATGGCGATTGCCAGTACCGTATTCAGTATTTTCAGCCCTAAGGTGATGGGTAAGGCAACGACCAAGCTGTTCGAAGGCGCTTATGGCAAGATGATGGATGTACCTGGGGCAAAGATTGATTTTGGCTATGTGAATGATATTCTGATCCTGCTGGCAGGCCTGTATCTGTTCAGCGCGCTGTTCAGTTATATCCAGCAGTATGTCATGGCCGGTGTGGCGCAGAAGGTTGTCTACGATATGCGCGAGCAGATCAACAGCAAGCTGGAGCGGCTGCCGCTGAAATACTTTGATTCCCGGACCCACGGGGAGACGCTCAGCCGGGCGACCAATGATGTGGACAACATCAGCACCACTCTGCAGCAGAGCTTGACCCAGCTGATCACCTCCATTGTGACGATTGTCGGGGTTATTGTGATGATGCTGACGATCAGCCCGTGGCTGACCCTGATTACGATCGTAACGCTGCCGCTGAGCTTCGTGGTGATTATGCTGATCACCAAGCGCTCCCAGACCTATTTCGTCGGACAGCAGAAATCGCTGGGCCAGCTGAATGGTCATGTGGAGGAGATGTATACCGGGCACCGGATCATCAAGGCTTTTGGACGGGAGAAGAATTCCCTGAAGGACTTCAATGCCATCAATGAGGAGCTGTATAACTCCGGCTGGCGCTCCCAGTTCATCTCCGGGATTATTATGCCGCTGATGATGTTCATCGGGAACCTGGGGTATGTGCTGGTCTGTGTGGTCGGCGGGATCTTCGTGACCAAAAAAGCGATCGACGTCGGTGACATCCAGGCATTCATCCAGTATTCGCGCCAGTTCACCATGCCGATTACGCAGACTGCCAATATTGCCAACATCATTCAGTCCACCATCGCTTCGGCAGAACGTGTATTTGAACTGCTGGATGAGGAAGAGGAAGTCCCTGAAGTGGCGGCTACACTGGCGAAACGTTCAGCAGCTGCAGAAGAGGGCTCTGTGGAATTCCGTCACGTGCAGTTCGGATACAAGCCGGGTGAACTCCTGATTGAAGACATGAACATCGAGGTCAGTCCGGGACAGACCATTGCGATTGTAGGGCCAACCGGGGCCGGCAAAACCACGCTGATCAACCTGCTCATGCGCTTCTATGAGATCAGCGGCGGGGAGATTGTGATCGACGGTGTGAATATCACCGATATGAAGCGCAGCGAGCTGCGCAGCAAATTCGGTATGGTGCTTCAGGATACCTGGCTGTTCAACGGGACTATCCGCGATAATATCGCTTACGGCCGGGAAGGGGCTTCGGAGGCTGATGTGGTGCGGGCAGCCAAGGCTGCGCATGCCGATCACTTTATCCGTACGCTGCCGCTCGGGTATGACACGATTCTGAATGAAGAGGCCTCGAACATCTCCCAGGGTCAAAAGCAGCTGCTGACCATCGCCCGGGCGATTCTGGCCGATCCGTCCATCCTTATTCTGGATGAAGCAACCAGCAGCGTAGATACGCGGACAGAGGTGCAGATCCAGAAGGCGATGAACACGCTGATGCACGGCAGAACCAGCTTCGTGATCGCTCACCGCCTGTCCACCATCAAGGATGCCGATCTGATCCTGGTGATGAACCAGGGTAGCGTAATTGAGAAGGGCACCCATGTGGAACTGCTGGAAGCGGGCGGCTTCTATGCCGATCTCTATAACAGCCAGTTCTCCGGGGATGACCTGCCGGATGCAGGCTGA
- a CDS encoding ABC transporter ATP-binding protein, translating to MIKLMKQLKPFRLAIAGVLILVFLQSMGDLYLPTLMSNIIDKGIVEGDQPYIWRIGGFMLLVAAGGVLCSIIASYLSARVAAGFGKNTRSRVFNHVENFTLHEFDKLGTASLITRTTNDITQVQTVLTMMLRMMVGAPMMMIGGIIMAVSEDAKLSLIFVVVIPLLVGAIFFIGMKGLPLFKAIQIKLDKLNLVLREHLTGIRVIRSFNRIEHENRRFSAANADLTDTAIKVNKVMAGLMPLMMIVMNFSMIAILYYGGIRIGDGDLKVGSLMAFIQYAMQIMFSLIMVSMMFVLIPRASASALRINEVLDMQPEIKDPTSAELKTTATATQEDGRDGLHGYVEFDNVSFAYPGAEQAALSGITFSARPGEITAIIGGTGSGKSTLLNMIPRFYDAIEGTVSVDGVDVRQMTQEELRSKIGYIPQKAVLFTGTINENIRYGKEDATEEEILHAAKVAQAYDFVTAMKEGFDSSISQGGGNVSGGQKQRLSIARALVRKPEVYLFDDSFSALDFKTDAKLRAALKEETTESTVLIVAQRVSTVMDADRIIVLDEGQIVGMGTHRELLDNNEVYREIVSSQLSEEEIA from the coding sequence ATGATTAAATTAATGAAACAACTGAAGCCCTTCCGCTTGGCTATCGCAGGGGTACTGATTCTGGTATTCCTGCAGTCCATGGGCGATCTGTATCTTCCCACCTTGATGAGTAACATTATCGACAAAGGGATTGTGGAGGGTGACCAGCCGTATATCTGGAGAATTGGCGGCTTCATGCTGCTGGTGGCGGCCGGAGGTGTGCTATGCTCTATTATTGCCAGCTATCTGTCAGCCAGAGTGGCGGCAGGCTTCGGAAAGAATACCCGTTCACGGGTGTTCAATCATGTGGAGAACTTTACGCTTCATGAATTCGACAAGCTGGGCACGGCCTCATTGATTACACGTACCACTAATGATATTACACAGGTTCAGACGGTACTGACTATGATGCTCCGCATGATGGTCGGTGCTCCGATGATGATGATCGGCGGGATTATTATGGCGGTGTCGGAGGACGCCAAGCTCTCGCTGATCTTTGTAGTGGTGATTCCGCTGCTGGTCGGAGCGATATTTTTCATCGGAATGAAGGGTCTGCCGCTGTTTAAGGCGATCCAGATCAAGCTGGACAAATTAAATCTGGTGCTGCGCGAGCATCTGACCGGTATCCGCGTCATCCGCTCCTTCAACCGGATTGAGCATGAGAACAGACGGTTCAGTGCGGCCAACGCAGATCTTACGGATACTGCAATCAAAGTCAATAAGGTGATGGCGGGCCTGATGCCGCTGATGATGATCGTCATGAACTTCTCGATGATTGCCATTCTGTATTACGGCGGAATCCGCATTGGCGACGGGGATCTGAAGGTTGGCTCCTTGATGGCATTCATTCAGTATGCCATGCAGATTATGTTCTCGCTGATCATGGTGTCGATGATGTTCGTGCTGATTCCAAGAGCTTCTGCCTCAGCGCTGCGCATTAATGAAGTGCTGGATATGCAGCCAGAGATTAAGGACCCTACCTCTGCAGAACTGAAGACTACGGCTACAGCTACACAGGAGGACGGCCGTGACGGATTGCACGGGTATGTGGAGTTCGACAATGTATCCTTCGCTTATCCGGGTGCAGAGCAGGCAGCCTTGTCGGGAATTACCTTCAGTGCGCGCCCCGGTGAGATTACCGCCATTATCGGCGGAACCGGGTCAGGCAAGTCCACGCTGCTGAACATGATTCCGAGATTCTATGATGCCATAGAAGGTACGGTAAGTGTGGACGGTGTGGATGTGCGCCAGATGACGCAGGAGGAATTGCGGAGCAAGATTGGTTATATTCCGCAAAAAGCCGTGCTGTTCACCGGTACCATCAACGAGAATATCCGGTACGGCAAAGAGGATGCAACCGAGGAGGAGATTCTTCATGCCGCCAAGGTGGCACAGGCCTATGATTTTGTCACAGCGATGAAGGAAGGCTTCGATTCAAGCATCTCCCAGGGGGGCGGTAACGTCTCCGGCGGCCAGAAGCAGCGTCTGTCGATAGCCCGTGCCCTCGTCCGCAAGCCGGAGGTATATCTGTTCGATGACAGCTTCTCCGCGCTGGACTTCAAGACCGATGCCAAGCTGCGTGCCGCGCTCAAGGAGGAGACTACGGAATCTACGGTCCTTATCGTCGCACAGCGGGTAAGCACGGTAATGGATGCAGACCGGATTATCGTACTGGATGAAGGTCAAATTGTCGGTATGGGTACGCACCGCGAGCTGCTGGACAACAATGAGGTGTACCGCGAGATTGTATCCTCGCAGCTGTCAGAGGAGGAAATAGCATGA
- a CDS encoding MarR family winged helix-turn-helix transcriptional regulator, whose protein sequence is MTLLICIARASHASDLGLKVSEISRFLGLTPPTVTQLINSLEAKQMVERQADPSDRRVVRIKLTEQGKIITRRARDHMDATLNKMVEYLGEEESDQLAELLLKVYAFMEDNPPPNLDRLQMNGDEKHD, encoded by the coding sequence ATGACTTTATTGATATGTATTGCACGGGCGTCGCATGCTTCAGATCTGGGACTCAAGGTGTCGGAGATCAGCCGCTTCCTGGGACTGACTCCGCCAACAGTAACCCAGCTGATTAACAGTCTTGAAGCCAAGCAGATGGTAGAACGGCAGGCTGATCCGTCTGACCGGAGGGTAGTGCGCATCAAGTTGACCGAACAGGGGAAAATTATTACCCGCAGGGCCAGGGACCATATGGACGCCACACTGAACAAGATGGTGGAGTACTTAGGTGAGGAAGAATCTGATCAACTGGCGGAACTGCTGCTGAAAGTCTATGCCTTTATGGAGGATAATCCTCCGCCTAATCTAGACCGGTTACAAATGAACGGAGATGAGAAGCATGATTAA